From Melitaea cinxia chromosome 3, ilMelCinx1.1, whole genome shotgun sequence, one genomic window encodes:
- the LOC123669397 gene encoding uncharacterized protein LOC123669397 isoform X2 has protein sequence MFQRLILMNIVTFLYLILHISYVSTNSISVSDEKYLFDFTKNDNVDSWQEQSDTVRSVGMSKAVFVIHRNSEFRRAIFFALLNPQPNGAGFAGIRALGSYDLSGCTQLNILCRGQGQFNGFKVVLRHKGLNNEPNYSFEQYFQAPKDDFAVRTLPFSEFKAYYRGKRVNNNETLDISQITSIGIQMYGGVYQTIKQKGPATLEIDWIRAV, from the exons ATGTTTCAACGTCTAATTTTGATGaatattgtaacatttttgtatttaattttacatataagttATGTCAGCACAAACAG TATTTCAGTATCAGATGAAAAATACTTATTTGATTTTACGAAGAATGATAATGTAGATAGTTGGCAAGAACAATCTGATACAGTACGCAGTGTAGGAATGTCTAAAGCAGTATTTGTGATACATCGAAATTCTGAATTTAGAAGAGCCATATTTTTTGCTTTACTAAATCCTCAGCCAAACGGCGCTGGGTTTGCTGGAATACGAGCTCTTGGCTCGTACGATTTATCAGGATGCAcacaattaaatattctttgtCGTGGTCAAGGCCAATTTAATGGATTTAAAGTGGTGCTGAGACATAAAGGATTAAATAATGAGCCCAACTATTCTTTCGAACAATATTTTCAG GCTCCAAAAGATGATTTTGCCGTACGAACGTTAccattttcagaatttaaagcGTACTATAGAGGAAAACGCGTTAACAATAACGAGACTTTGGACATATCACAAATTACTAGTATAGGTATTCAAATGTATGGCGGCGTTTATCAAACTATAAAACAAAAGGGACCTGCAACTTTAGAAATTGATTGGATAAGAgctgtataa
- the LOC123669397 gene encoding uncharacterized protein LOC123669397 isoform X1: protein MFQRLILMNIVTFLYLILHISYVSTNSSISVSDEKYLFDFTKNDNVDSWQEQSDTVRSVGMSKAVFVIHRNSEFRRAIFFALLNPQPNGAGFAGIRALGSYDLSGCTQLNILCRGQGQFNGFKVVLRHKGLNNEPNYSFEQYFQAPKDDFAVRTLPFSEFKAYYRGKRVNNNETLDISQITSIGIQMYGGVYQTIKQKGPATLEIDWIRAV from the exons ATGTTTCAACGTCTAATTTTGATGaatattgtaacatttttgtatttaattttacatataagttATGTCAGCACAAACAG CAGTATTTCAGTATCAGATGAAAAATACTTATTTGATTTTACGAAGAATGATAATGTAGATAGTTGGCAAGAACAATCTGATACAGTACGCAGTGTAGGAATGTCTAAAGCAGTATTTGTGATACATCGAAATTCTGAATTTAGAAGAGCCATATTTTTTGCTTTACTAAATCCTCAGCCAAACGGCGCTGGGTTTGCTGGAATACGAGCTCTTGGCTCGTACGATTTATCAGGATGCAcacaattaaatattctttgtCGTGGTCAAGGCCAATTTAATGGATTTAAAGTGGTGCTGAGACATAAAGGATTAAATAATGAGCCCAACTATTCTTTCGAACAATATTTTCAG GCTCCAAAAGATGATTTTGCCGTACGAACGTTAccattttcagaatttaaagcGTACTATAGAGGAAAACGCGTTAACAATAACGAGACTTTGGACATATCACAAATTACTAGTATAGGTATTCAAATGTATGGCGGCGTTTATCAAACTATAAAACAAAAGGGACCTGCAACTTTAGAAATTGATTGGATAAGAgctgtataa
- the LOC123669397 gene encoding uncharacterized protein LOC123669397 isoform X3, giving the protein MSVSPSIHEDTNLMVASNFGQCSISVSDEKYLFDFTKNDNVDSWQEQSDTVRSVGMSKAVFVIHRNSEFRRAIFFALLNPQPNGAGFAGIRALGSYDLSGCTQLNILCRGQGQFNGFKVVLRHKGLNNEPNYSFEQYFQAPKDDFAVRTLPFSEFKAYYRGKRVNNNETLDISQITSIGIQMYGGVYQTIKQKGPATLEIDWIRAV; this is encoded by the exons atgtctGTGAGCCCTTCTATACACGAAGACACTAATTTGATGGTGGCATCAAATTTTGGTcaatg CAGTATTTCAGTATCAGATGAAAAATACTTATTTGATTTTACGAAGAATGATAATGTAGATAGTTGGCAAGAACAATCTGATACAGTACGCAGTGTAGGAATGTCTAAAGCAGTATTTGTGATACATCGAAATTCTGAATTTAGAAGAGCCATATTTTTTGCTTTACTAAATCCTCAGCCAAACGGCGCTGGGTTTGCTGGAATACGAGCTCTTGGCTCGTACGATTTATCAGGATGCAcacaattaaatattctttgtCGTGGTCAAGGCCAATTTAATGGATTTAAAGTGGTGCTGAGACATAAAGGATTAAATAATGAGCCCAACTATTCTTTCGAACAATATTTTCAG GCTCCAAAAGATGATTTTGCCGTACGAACGTTAccattttcagaatttaaagcGTACTATAGAGGAAAACGCGTTAACAATAACGAGACTTTGGACATATCACAAATTACTAGTATAGGTATTCAAATGTATGGCGGCGTTTATCAAACTATAAAACAAAAGGGACCTGCAACTTTAGAAATTGATTGGATAAGAgctgtataa
- the LOC123669761 gene encoding uncharacterized protein LOC123669761, protein MWCLLDTGMEQIVYACTYRSHSGDRETTRMFDYLSETADMVQRRYPAAQMVFLGDFNARHQDWLFPYQNTDHAGREALKFALSLDLTQLVQEATRVPDVDDHTPNCLDLLLTTDPDRSSVSVAAPLGTSDHCVVKSVSNFHPLDTGPTGTRRVWRYKSADWDEMRRFFASYPWRRTCFSSCDPSSCEQEISEVIRQGMEYFIPFADVSLDGKIPRWYNAECAEAAARKDSGFAAWAEARTLKSPDITTRKRAFNSAAKSYKRVLKKARFNRINRIGAQLSSHPRGSKAFWSLSKSVEMSFCRPSLPPLLKPDGSLAFTATDKANLLANLFSENSLLDVGSASPPRYPTCDSVMSELRIRQTEVLRVLRNLDVNKASGPDGIPARVLKHCALCCV, encoded by the coding sequence ATGTGGTGTTTATTGGACACGGGTATGGAGCAGATTGTGTATGCCTGTACCTATCGGTCGCACAGTGGTGATCGGGAGACGACTCGGATGTTCGACTATCTCAGTGAGACGGCTGACATGGTCCAACGTCGGTATCCAGCTGCCCAAATGGTATTTCTGGGGGATTTTAACGCTCGCCACCAAGACTGGCTGTTCCCATACCAGAATACCGACCACGCCGGGAGAGAGGCGCTCAAATTTGCCCTGTCGCTAGATCTTACCCAGCTAGTCCAAGAAGCAACACGAGTACCTGACGTTGACGACCATACACCAAATTGTTTGGACCTTCTGTTGACAACTGACCCAGACCGGTCCTCGGTATCAGTTGCAGCTCCCCTGGGCACATCTGATCACTGTGTGGTAAAGTCAGTATCTAACTTTCACCCTCTGGATACCGGTCCTACCGGAACCAGACGTGTGTGGCGATATAAGTCGgcagattgggatgagatgcgacGCTTTTTTGCATCCTACCCTTGGCGGCGGACTTGCTTCTCTTCCTGTGATCCGTCGAGTTGTGAACAAGAAATATCGGAAGTGATACGTCAGGGGATGGAGTACTTCATTCCATTTGCTGATGTATCACTAGATGGCAAGATCCCTAGGTGGTATAATGCAGAATGTGCCGAAGCTGCAGCCCGTAAGGACTCAGGGTTTGCAGCGTGGGCTGAAGCCCGTACCCTTAAATCTCCGGACATCACTACGAGGAAGAGAGCGTTCAACTCTGCTGCTAAGTCCTACAAAAGGGTTCTTAAAAAGGCTCGTTTCAACCGTATTAATCGCATCGGAGCCCAGTTATCTTCCCATCCGCGCGGTAGTAAAGCATTTTGGTCACTCTCTAAGTCAGTTGAAATGAGCTTCTGCCGTCCCTCGCTGCCTCCTCTGCTTAAACCAGATGGATCGCTGGCCTTTACTGCGACAGACAAGGCTAACCTTTTAGCGAATCTGTTTTCAGAAAATTCGCTCCTTGATGTGGGTAGTGCCTCACCGCCCAGATATCCAACTTGCGACTCTGTTATGTCAGAACTACGCATTCGCCAAACTGAGGTTCTGAGAGTACTCCGTAACTTGGATGTAAACAAGGCTAGTGGCCCTGACGGGATACCAGCTAGAGTACTTAAACACTGTGCACTGTGCTGTGTGTGA
- the LOC123669398 gene encoding uncharacterized protein LOC123669398 isoform X2 yields the protein MLKFINKSNFNPCHHKFINNGGSNRIDKTIHNTSVTKYPQVAALKLPTNVVNINESEMSRFSPLRERDLSGPAIDIKHDKQVFDITLQHDPHVNKYDSRGAVNLSSSMQSNVPSPFSGNHTHLNMPGSQWGQGYKYLSHHLQNAHYLSLRNEYRGKLLNKVITIGARNNSTQKEPSLSAKEKLKKAVKEYGSTVIVFHVTISLLSLGGCYILVSSGVDIMAILKYLNIGEGVLSNAVTSNAGTFVIAYGVHKIFAPVRIALTLTATPFIVHYLRRIGFLRRNNGLGGGK from the exons atgttgaagtttattaataaatcgaATTTCAATCCATGTCATCACAAGTTTATAAATAATG GTGGTAGTAATCGAATTGACAAAACAATTCACAACACTTCAGTAACAAAATATCCACAAGTTGCGGCTCTCAAACTACCAACAAATGTGGTTAACATAAATGAATCTGAAATGAGTAGATTTTCTCCATTAAGGGAAAGAGATTTGTCAGGGCCTGCTATAGACATAAAGCATGACAAACAAGTATTTGATATAACTTTACAACATGATCCTCATGTCAATAAATATGACAGCCGTGGTGCTGTTAATTTATCATCATCTATGCAGAGTAATGTTCCAAGTCCTTTCAGTGGTAACCATACTCATTTGAATATGCCAGGATCACAATGGGGTCAAGGATATAAATACTTATCACATCACCTGCAAAATGCTCATTACTTGTCATTAAGAAACGAATATCGTGGAAAATTGCTAAACAAAG TTATAACAATTGGGGCGAGAAACAACAGTACACAAAAAGAACCTTCACTAAGTgctaaagaaaaattaaaaaaagcagtCAAAGAATATGGTTCAACTGTTATAGTATTTCATGTAACAATATCTCTACTATCTCTAGGAGGATGTTACATTCTTGTTTCTAG tgGAGTGGATATAATGgccatactaaaatatttaaacattggTGAAGGAGTACTCAGTAATGCAGTCACATCAAATGCAGGAACCTTCGTAATAGCATATGGAGTCCATAAAATATTTGCTCCAGTAAGAATAGCTTTAACATTAACAGCAACACCATTTATTGTTCATTATTTAAGAAGAATTGGCTTTTTAAGGCGTAATAATGGATTAGGTGGCGGGAAATAG
- the LOC123669398 gene encoding uncharacterized protein LOC123669398 isoform X1, whose amino-acid sequence MLKFINKSNFNPCHHKFINNGNGIFGGSNRIDKTIHNTSVTKYPQVAALKLPTNVVNINESEMSRFSPLRERDLSGPAIDIKHDKQVFDITLQHDPHVNKYDSRGAVNLSSSMQSNVPSPFSGNHTHLNMPGSQWGQGYKYLSHHLQNAHYLSLRNEYRGKLLNKVITIGARNNSTQKEPSLSAKEKLKKAVKEYGSTVIVFHVTISLLSLGGCYILVSSGVDIMAILKYLNIGEGVLSNAVTSNAGTFVIAYGVHKIFAPVRIALTLTATPFIVHYLRRIGFLRRNNGLGGGK is encoded by the exons atgttgaagtttattaataaatcgaATTTCAATCCATGTCATCACAAGTTTATAAATAATGGTAATGGAATTTTTG GTGGTAGTAATCGAATTGACAAAACAATTCACAACACTTCAGTAACAAAATATCCACAAGTTGCGGCTCTCAAACTACCAACAAATGTGGTTAACATAAATGAATCTGAAATGAGTAGATTTTCTCCATTAAGGGAAAGAGATTTGTCAGGGCCTGCTATAGACATAAAGCATGACAAACAAGTATTTGATATAACTTTACAACATGATCCTCATGTCAATAAATATGACAGCCGTGGTGCTGTTAATTTATCATCATCTATGCAGAGTAATGTTCCAAGTCCTTTCAGTGGTAACCATACTCATTTGAATATGCCAGGATCACAATGGGGTCAAGGATATAAATACTTATCACATCACCTGCAAAATGCTCATTACTTGTCATTAAGAAACGAATATCGTGGAAAATTGCTAAACAAAG TTATAACAATTGGGGCGAGAAACAACAGTACACAAAAAGAACCTTCACTAAGTgctaaagaaaaattaaaaaaagcagtCAAAGAATATGGTTCAACTGTTATAGTATTTCATGTAACAATATCTCTACTATCTCTAGGAGGATGTTACATTCTTGTTTCTAG tgGAGTGGATATAATGgccatactaaaatatttaaacattggTGAAGGAGTACTCAGTAATGCAGTCACATCAAATGCAGGAACCTTCGTAATAGCATATGGAGTCCATAAAATATTTGCTCCAGTAAGAATAGCTTTAACATTAACAGCAACACCATTTATTGTTCATTATTTAAGAAGAATTGGCTTTTTAAGGCGTAATAATGGATTAGGTGGCGGGAAATAG
- the LOC123669762 gene encoding uncharacterized protein LOC123669762, whose protein sequence is MSCEIIIRHARAEDLQQRMDLVRNGYSGYFWNACLFFFFQELTLECCVLAAAILFIFFGVSATTCLLLLPAVAAIVAAAVASVHYSLAYKHSQSLCEEIFGIVAELKGALQLDPGARKVPIKIQLDAKKESSYLQVFIITSINLLVQSVCQNSGVLRIAGGCMH, encoded by the exons ATGTCGTGCGAAATAATAATTCGCCACGCCCGAGCCGAAGATCTGCAGCAGCGTATGGATCTCGTACGTAATGGCTATTCGGGTTACTTTTGGAATGCATGTTTATTCTTTTTCTTCCAAGag TTGACTTTGGAATGTTGTGTACTGGCTGCTGCTATCCTGTTCATTTTCTTTGGGGTGTCTGCTACTACTTGTCTACTGCTCCTACCCGCGGTTGCCGCAATTGTCGCAGCTGCTGTAGCATCCGTTCATTACTCACTGGCATACAAACATTCACAG AGTTTGTGTGAAGAGATATTTGGTATAGTGGCAGAGTTGAAAGGAGCACTGCAACTGGATCCAGGAGCTAGAAAAGTGCCAATAAAAATCCAGCTAGATGCAAAAAAGGAATCTAGTtatttacaagtatttattaTCACATCtataaa CTTATTGGTACAGTCAGTGTGTCAGAATTCTGGGGTCCTCAGAATAGCGGGTGGCTGCATGCACTAG